A window of Streptomyces armeniacus contains these coding sequences:
- a CDS encoding 2Fe-2S iron-sulfur cluster-binding protein — translation MSAVPLQPPRRLVEFTLDGEPVRVPEGSTLLDACRAAGKDVPTLCQGDTLTPKNACRVCMVEVEGARTLAPACSRRAEAGMEVRTDSERARHSRKLVLELLASSTDLSTTPRAAEWIEEYGAEPGRFGEDAATVAEEPKVDNDLYVRDYDKCILCYKCVDACGEQWQNTFAIAVAGRGFDARISTEHDAPLTDSACVYCGNCIEVCPTGALSFKTEFDMREAGTWDEERQTETTTVCAYCGVGCNLTLHVQDNDIVKVSSPHDNPVTHGNLCIKGRFGYQHVQQH, via the coding sequence ATGAGTGCCGTCCCCCTTCAGCCCCCGCGCCGCCTCGTGGAGTTCACGCTGGACGGCGAGCCCGTACGCGTCCCGGAGGGCTCGACGCTCCTCGACGCCTGCCGTGCCGCAGGCAAGGACGTGCCGACCCTGTGCCAGGGCGACACGCTCACGCCGAAGAACGCCTGCCGCGTCTGCATGGTGGAGGTCGAGGGCGCCCGTACGCTCGCGCCCGCCTGCTCGCGGCGCGCCGAGGCGGGGATGGAGGTGCGTACGGACAGCGAGCGCGCGCGGCACAGCCGCAAGCTCGTGCTCGAACTGCTCGCGTCCTCAACGGACTTGTCGACGACCCCGCGTGCTGCCGAGTGGATCGAGGAGTACGGCGCGGAGCCGGGCCGGTTCGGGGAGGACGCGGCGACGGTCGCGGAGGAGCCGAAGGTCGACAACGACCTGTACGTCCGGGACTACGACAAGTGCATCCTCTGCTACAAGTGCGTGGACGCCTGCGGCGAGCAGTGGCAGAACACGTTCGCCATCGCCGTCGCCGGGCGCGGCTTCGACGCCCGTATCTCCACGGAGCACGACGCACCTCTCACCGACTCCGCCTGCGTGTACTGCGGGAACTGCATCGAGGTGTGCCCGACGGGCGCGCTCAGCTTCAAGACGGAGTTCGACATGCGGGAGGCGGGCACCTGGGACGAGGAACGGCAGACGGAGACGACGACGGTCTGCGCGTACTGCGGTGTCGGCTGCAACCTCACGCTGCACGTCCAGGACAACGACATCGTCAAGGTCTCCTCGCCGCACGACAATCCGGTGACGCACGGCAACCTGTGCATCAAGGGCCGCTTCGGCTACCAGCACGTCCAGCAGCACTGA
- the fdhD gene encoding formate dehydrogenase accessory sulfurtransferase FdhD, with protein MGRVTERRRVVRVRDGAVSVRPDTLVAEEPLEIRLNGKPLAVTMRTPGDDFALAAGFLASEGVIGSAREVANIVYCGGADERGRNTYNVVDVRLAPGVPVPDISLERNVYTTSSCGLCGKASLDAVRTTARWPLEDRGDGTEDAGDGGAARADTGTPVRIRMAPEVLAGLPDRLRAAQRVFDRTGGLHAAALFTPEGELLDVREDVGRHNAVDKLVGLALRRGELPLRGGVLMVSGRASFELAQKAVMAGIPVLAAVSAPSSLAVDLAAETGLTLVGFLRGTSMNVYAGAHRLALHTAVRA; from the coding sequence ATGGGACGGGTCACCGAGCGGCGGCGCGTCGTACGGGTACGGGACGGCGCGGTGAGCGTACGGCCCGACACGCTCGTCGCCGAGGAGCCGCTGGAGATCCGGCTGAACGGCAAGCCGCTGGCCGTCACGATGCGCACGCCGGGCGACGACTTCGCGCTGGCGGCGGGCTTCCTGGCCAGCGAGGGCGTGATCGGCTCCGCGCGAGAGGTCGCGAACATCGTGTACTGCGGCGGCGCGGACGAGAGGGGCCGGAACACGTACAACGTCGTCGACGTACGGCTGGCCCCGGGCGTGCCCGTGCCCGACATCAGCCTGGAGCGGAACGTGTACACCACCTCGTCGTGCGGCCTGTGCGGCAAGGCCAGCCTCGACGCGGTGCGTACGACGGCGCGCTGGCCGCTCGAGGACCGCGGCGACGGCACGGAGGACGCCGGCGACGGCGGAGCCGCCCGCGCGGACACCGGCACCCCGGTCCGGATCCGGATGGCACCCGAGGTGCTCGCGGGCCTCCCCGACCGACTGCGCGCGGCGCAGCGGGTATTCGACCGGACCGGGGGACTCCACGCGGCGGCGCTGTTCACCCCGGAGGGCGAGCTGCTGGACGTACGGGAGGACGTCGGCCGCCACAACGCCGTCGACAAGCTGGTGGGCCTGGCGCTGCGGCGCGGCGAACTCCCGCTGCGCGGCGGCGTGCTGATGGTCTCGGGCCGCGCCTCCTTCGAACTGGCGCAGAAGGCGGTGATGGCGGGCATCCCCGTGCTGGCCGCGGTCTCCGCGCCGTCGTCGCTCGCCGTCGACCTCGCCGCGGAGACGGGGCTGACGCTGGTCGGCTTCCTGCGCGGCACCTCCATGAACGTGTACGCGGGCGCGCACCGGCTCGCACTGCACACCGCGGTCCGGGCCTGA
- a CDS encoding SAM-dependent methyltransferase: MAEDSPQQRDVAPEIDNTVPHSARIWNYWLGGKDNYRVDQEAGDRFAETFPGIIDAARGARHFLGRAVRHLAGEEGIRQFLDIGTGLPTVDNTHEIAQRVAPDARVVYVDNDPLVLSHARALLTSTPEGVTDYVDADLRDPGPILEAAARTLDFDRPVALMLLGVLGHIPDDELARSLVRRLLDALPPGSHLTLSDGTDTSAARRDAHERYNSSGAAPYHLRSPAGIESLFHGLELLEPGVVPVTQWRPDPSPFEPVPVTTYGGVARKP, encoded by the coding sequence ATGGCCGAGGACAGTCCGCAACAACGCGACGTGGCACCCGAGATCGACAACACCGTGCCGCACTCGGCCCGGATCTGGAACTACTGGCTCGGCGGCAAGGACAACTACCGCGTCGACCAGGAGGCCGGCGACAGATTCGCCGAGACGTTCCCCGGCATCATCGACGCCGCCCGCGGCGCACGGCACTTCCTCGGCCGCGCCGTACGGCATCTGGCGGGGGAGGAGGGCATCCGGCAGTTCCTCGACATCGGCACCGGGCTGCCCACCGTCGACAACACCCACGAGATAGCTCAGCGCGTCGCGCCCGACGCACGCGTCGTCTACGTCGACAACGACCCGCTCGTGCTCTCCCACGCCCGCGCGCTGCTCACCAGCACGCCCGAGGGTGTCACCGACTACGTCGACGCCGACCTGCGCGACCCCGGCCCGATACTCGAAGCGGCCGCCCGCACACTGGACTTCGACCGGCCCGTCGCCCTGATGCTGCTCGGCGTCCTGGGCCACATCCCCGACGACGAGCTGGCGCGGTCGCTCGTACGCCGCCTGCTGGACGCCCTGCCGCCGGGCAGCCATCTGACGCTCAGCGACGGTACGGACACCAGCGCCGCCCGCCGCGACGCGCACGAGCGCTACAACAGCAGCGGCGCCGCCCCGTACCACCTGCGCAGCCCGGCGGGGATCGAGAGCCTGTTCCACGGCCTGGAGCTGCTCGAGCCCGGCGTGGTGCCGGTGACGCAGTGGCGCCCGGATCCGTCGCCGTTCGAGCCGGTGCCGGTCACGACGTACGGCGGCGTCGCCCGCAAGCCGTAG
- a CDS encoding GNAT family N-acetyltransferase has translation MTEPGQLRPGRVVPGLALRRTDSTSPLVRTLTARIGTPYGWRSAARTPEQWDEWLAHPLRRYWVITAQDETAGFTALEPQADGDLRITTFGLLPEYVGRGLGGHALTLALRQAWATEAVGAPRVRRVWLSTNNRDHPNALRNYEARGMRPFRTETRQD, from the coding sequence ATGACCGAGCCCGGACAGCTGCGGCCCGGCCGCGTTGTGCCCGGCCTCGCGCTGCGGCGTACGGACAGCACCTCGCCCCTCGTCCGTACGCTGACGGCGCGCATCGGCACCCCGTACGGCTGGCGCAGTGCCGCCCGCACGCCGGAGCAGTGGGACGAGTGGCTGGCCCACCCGCTGCGCCGGTACTGGGTGATCACCGCGCAGGACGAGACGGCCGGCTTCACGGCGCTGGAGCCGCAGGCCGACGGCGACCTGCGGATCACCACGTTCGGGCTGCTGCCCGAGTACGTGGGCCGGGGCCTGGGCGGGCACGCCCTCACCCTGGCCCTCCGGCAGGCGTGGGCCACCGAGGCGGTCGGCGCGCCGCGCGTACGGCGCGTGTGGCTCAGCACGAACAACCGCGACCACCCCAATGCGCTCCGGAACTACGAGGCCCGCGGCATGCGCCCGTTCCGTACGGAGACACGGCAGGACTGA
- a CDS encoding glycoside hydrolase family 13 protein, with amino-acid sequence MTQPKTPTQPQTQTRTGDPARASHDWWRDAVIYQIYVRSFADSDGDGVGDLPGATSRLGHIAGLGADAVWLTPFYPSPMADGGYDVSDYRDVDPRFGTLADADALVRRAHELGLRVIVDIVPNHTSDEHPWFREALDSPPGSAARARYVFRDGRDGGAEPPSDWQSVFGGSAWRRVPDGQWYLHLFAAEQPDLDWRNPEVTEEFQAVLRFWLDRGVDGFRFDVAHGMAKDLDEPLRDLGDGQRHHGIVGAGAEGGHPVWDRDEVHAILRSFRRVLDAYEPPRVGVAESWAEGHRRALYTRADELHQAFNFDFLGTPWDAASLRAVVDRSLDAAASTGAAPTWVLSNHDVVRHATRLALPAGTDLDAWLSGGGAAPPADHAAGLRRARAAALLMLALPGSAYLYQGEELGLAEVPDLPDGVLQDPVRFRSGGRRKGRDGCRVPLPWTRGGPSLGFGPSGGWLPQPGGWAGLSVEAQSGDPDSTLELYRTALRLRRLHAGGTALRWLDAPPGVLAFARDGGLRAATNLTGTAVEVPATAGSRVLLASGPVDAPEDGGAVTVPADTTVWLLG; translated from the coding sequence ATGACCCAGCCCAAGACCCCGACCCAGCCCCAGACCCAGACCCGGACCGGCGACCCGGCCCGCGCGTCGCACGACTGGTGGCGTGACGCCGTCATCTACCAGATCTACGTCCGCAGCTTCGCCGACTCCGACGGTGACGGCGTCGGCGACCTGCCCGGCGCCACCTCACGGCTCGGCCACATCGCCGGACTCGGCGCCGACGCCGTCTGGCTGACCCCCTTCTACCCCTCCCCGATGGCCGACGGCGGCTACGACGTCAGCGACTACCGCGACGTCGACCCCCGCTTCGGCACCCTCGCCGACGCCGACGCGCTCGTACGCCGCGCACACGAGCTCGGCCTGCGCGTGATCGTGGACATCGTCCCCAACCACACCTCCGACGAGCACCCGTGGTTCCGCGAGGCGCTCGACTCGCCGCCCGGCAGCGCCGCACGCGCCCGCTACGTCTTCCGGGACGGCCGCGACGGCGGCGCCGAACCGCCCAGCGACTGGCAGTCGGTGTTCGGCGGCAGCGCCTGGCGGCGGGTGCCGGACGGGCAGTGGTACCTGCACCTGTTCGCCGCCGAGCAGCCCGATCTGGACTGGCGCAACCCCGAGGTCACCGAGGAGTTCCAGGCCGTACTGCGGTTCTGGCTCGACCGAGGCGTGGACGGGTTCCGCTTCGACGTGGCGCACGGCATGGCCAAGGACCTCGACGAGCCGCTGCGGGACCTCGGCGACGGGCAGCGGCACCACGGGATCGTCGGCGCGGGCGCCGAGGGCGGCCACCCGGTGTGGGACCGCGACGAGGTGCACGCCATCCTGCGTTCCTTCCGGCGCGTACTGGACGCGTACGAGCCGCCGCGCGTCGGTGTCGCCGAGTCCTGGGCGGAGGGACACCGGCGGGCGCTGTACACGCGGGCCGACGAGCTGCACCAGGCGTTCAACTTCGACTTCCTCGGCACCCCGTGGGACGCCGCCTCGCTCCGCGCCGTCGTGGACCGTTCGCTGGACGCGGCCGCGTCCACCGGCGCGGCACCGACCTGGGTGCTGTCCAACCACGACGTCGTACGGCACGCCACCCGTCTCGCGCTGCCCGCCGGCACGGACCTCGACGCGTGGCTGTCCGGCGGCGGCGCCGCGCCGCCCGCGGACCACGCCGCTGGGCTGCGCCGTGCCCGCGCCGCCGCGCTGCTCATGCTGGCGCTGCCCGGCTCGGCGTACCTCTACCAGGGCGAGGAACTCGGCCTCGCCGAGGTGCCCGACCTGCCCGACGGCGTGCTCCAGGACCCCGTACGGTTCCGGTCCGGCGGACGCCGCAAGGGACGTGACGGGTGCCGCGTGCCGCTGCCGTGGACGCGCGGCGGGCCCTCGCTCGGCTTCGGTCCCTCCGGCGGGTGGCTGCCGCAGCCCGGCGGCTGGGCCGGCCTGTCCGTGGAGGCGCAGTCCGGCGACCCGGACAGCACCCTGGAGCTGTACCGCACGGCCCTGCGGCTGCGCCGCCTGCACGCCGGAGGCACCGCGCTGCGGTGGCTGGACGCGCCGCCCGGCGTGCTGGCGTTCGCCCGGGACGGCGGCCTGCGGGCGGCAACGAACCTGACCGGTACGGCAGTCGAGGTCCCGGCCACCGCCGGTTCCCGCGTGCTGCTCGCCAGCGGGCCAGTCGACGCGCCCGAGGACGGCGGCGCGGTGACCGTGCCCGCCGACACCACGGTGTGGCTGCTCGGCTGA
- the otnK gene encoding 3-oxo-tetronate kinase: MRGTAATAGGRMSGPYLGCIADDFTGATDLAGNLVRAGHRTTLTVGTPAAPAAPAAQGEPADAVVVALKTRTVPPAEAVAAALDAHRGLAGLGCTRYWFKYCSTFDSTPEGNIGPVTDALLEATGAPWTVACPAFPDNGRTVYQGHLFVGDRLLSESGMRHHPLTPMTDPDLVRVLAAQTRHRVGLLPHHVLRAGDAAVRAHLDAVTGGGARIVVTDVLGNDDFPPLVRATRRLPLLTGGSGLALALPPPRAHRTGSGPDPDGAARIDVAHGPGAVLAGSVSDATLDQTAYARRVLPSRKLPVASLLADPEGTVAGALEWARGHAGPRPVLLYSADDREEVRAVQGRFGAADAAEAVERALAACARGLLGSGFRRLVVAGGETSGAVASAVGIERFRIGPAIAPGVPWTAAEYGGRTVNLALKSGNFGGEDLFVTAEDALVTGGLHA; the protein is encoded by the coding sequence ATGAGGGGTACGGCCGCGACGGCCGGCGGCCGGATGTCAGGGCCGTATCTGGGCTGTATCGCCGACGACTTCACCGGCGCCACCGACCTGGCCGGGAACCTCGTACGGGCGGGCCACCGCACCACACTCACCGTCGGCACCCCGGCCGCCCCCGCCGCTCCCGCCGCTCAAGGGGAGCCGGCGGACGCCGTGGTCGTCGCGCTGAAGACCCGTACGGTGCCGCCCGCCGAGGCGGTCGCCGCCGCGCTCGACGCGCACCGGGGGCTGGCCGGACTGGGCTGTACGCGCTACTGGTTCAAGTACTGCTCGACCTTCGACTCCACGCCCGAGGGCAACATCGGCCCCGTCACCGACGCGCTCCTCGAGGCCACCGGGGCGCCGTGGACCGTGGCCTGCCCCGCGTTCCCCGACAACGGCCGCACCGTCTACCAGGGCCATCTCTTCGTCGGGGACCGGCTGTTGAGCGAGAGCGGCATGCGGCACCATCCGCTGACGCCGATGACCGACCCGGACCTCGTACGGGTACTCGCGGCGCAGACCCGGCACCGCGTGGGGCTGCTGCCGCACCACGTGCTCCGTGCCGGGGACGCGGCCGTACGCGCGCACCTGGACGCCGTCACGGGCGGCGGCGCCCGAATCGTCGTCACCGACGTGCTCGGCAACGACGACTTCCCGCCCCTCGTACGCGCCACCCGCCGGCTCCCGCTGCTCACCGGCGGCTCAGGGCTCGCGCTGGCCCTGCCGCCGCCACGAGCGCACCGTACGGGCAGCGGGCCGGACCCCGACGGTGCCGCACGTATCGACGTGGCGCACGGCCCCGGCGCAGTCCTCGCGGGCAGCGTCTCCGACGCCACCCTCGACCAGACCGCGTACGCGCGGCGCGTCCTGCCGTCCCGCAAGCTGCCCGTGGCATCGCTGCTCGCGGACCCGGAGGGCACGGTCGCGGGCGCGCTGGAGTGGGCGCGGGGGCACGCCGGGCCGAGGCCGGTGCTGCTGTACAGCGCGGACGACCGCGAGGAAGTGCGCGCCGTCCAGGGCCGGTTCGGCGCGGCGGACGCGGCGGAGGCGGTGGAGCGCGCGCTGGCCGCGTGCGCGCGCGGCCTCCTCGGCTCCGGTTTCCGCCGCCTGGTGGTGGCCGGAGGCGAGACCTCGGGAGCGGTCGCCTCGGCCGTCGGCATCGAACGGTTCCGGATCGGACCCGCCATCGCCCCCGGCGTCCCCTGGACCGCCGCCGAGTACGGCGGCCGCACCGTCAATCTGGCGCTCAAATCCGGCAACTTCGGCGGCGAGGACCTCTTCGTGACCGCCGAGGACGCACTCGTCACGGGAGGCCTCCACGCATGA
- a CDS encoding aspartate/glutamate racemase family protein, translating into MTAPGTPAVRDAGAGDRKGPGDGTPRMCVLHTVAALPAVFDPLLREEAPGVRPYHMVDESLLADTIAYGPLPRTTARLASHIAQAEAAGARAVLVTCSSIGPAAEQARALVDIPVLRVDAPMAAEAIRTGPRIGVLATLSSTLEPTAELIRRQAADAGARIELTTSTCEGAYRARTEGRPEEHDALIAAEARRLAAGHDVLVLAQASMAAALRSPGADGGELGVPVLTSPRSGTAQLAALASPPPDGHGTART; encoded by the coding sequence ATGACGGCGCCCGGCACACCAGCCGTACGCGACGCGGGAGCCGGGGACCGCAAGGGGCCGGGAGACGGGACGCCGCGCATGTGCGTCCTGCACACCGTCGCCGCACTCCCGGCGGTGTTCGATCCGCTGCTGCGGGAGGAGGCGCCCGGCGTGCGCCCGTACCACATGGTGGACGAGAGCCTGCTCGCCGACACCATCGCCTACGGGCCGCTGCCCCGCACCACCGCGCGGCTCGCGTCGCACATCGCGCAGGCGGAGGCGGCGGGCGCCCGCGCCGTGCTGGTCACCTGCTCCTCGATCGGGCCGGCGGCCGAACAGGCGCGGGCGCTCGTGGACATCCCGGTGCTGCGGGTGGACGCGCCGATGGCGGCGGAGGCGATCCGTACGGGGCCGCGTATCGGCGTACTGGCCACGCTCTCCTCCACGCTGGAGCCCACCGCCGAGCTGATCCGCCGTCAGGCGGCGGACGCGGGCGCCCGCATCGAGCTCACGACGTCCACCTGCGAGGGCGCGTACCGGGCTCGTACCGAGGGTCGGCCGGAGGAGCACGACGCGCTGATCGCCGCGGAGGCGCGGCGCCTCGCGGCCGGGCACGACGTACTGGTGCTGGCGCAGGCGTCGATGGCGGCCGCGCTCCGGTCGCCCGGAGCGGACGGCGGCGAACTCGGCGTACCCGTGCTGACCTCACCCCGCAGCGGCACGGCGCAGCTCGCCGCCCTCGCGTCGCCGCCGCCCGACGGGCACGGGACGGCGCGGACATGA